The genomic segment ACATGCTTCCTCTGATTCAATAACACTTAAATAACATGTAAGGTTAAAAAGCTTATCACATTGGACTTAAATGTATTGACTTGCATTTTTCAAGCCTCACTTTGGATATCAAGCTTCATTGCAGAATAATTGGACAATGAGGTACTCTGGGAAACTGGGGTGGAgccttgtatattttattttgctgcacTTGTGTTTGTGTTCTGACGAAAGGAGGGTTTGCTTCCCTAAAAGCATTGATGCACAGGTGTTCATAATGAACAGGGTATTATGTGGGTTACAATAACAAACCTTTCTCACTCAAACACACTGAGCATTCTCTTCAATTCCTCATTGGCTGACATGGTGCATCAGTAAATAAAATTTTCGACCCTGTCCAATTCCAGAACCGATCGATTGCATAGTATTTGGATATGGGTCAGACTGGAAGGAGCACCATCacggctgccatcagaaatcccgggccccgtacaacattttctgggccgcacccaccacagtaaaaaagccactaAAACATAGGCGCTAAAACATAAACACTAAAAACCCATGGATTGCCAGCGtccctccctacaagttaaaaaaaaatttgatggtcAAAGGCACCCCAATAAAAGGTTTTAAATAACTTCACCAGTGGCCAGgctcccccctacaagttaaaaaaagacaattggtggtcagggccccccataaaagttaaaaaaacgtcaTTAGTTGCCagccccccctacaagttcaaCAACCCTTTAGTGGCCAGGGtccctcctacaagttaaaaaaaacaaaacattggtggccaggggcccacagaggataaaaataaaacattggtggccagaggtttaattacagtaacaaaaaaacccattggtgttcagtggaacttacctcagTCTCTTCTACCTTGTCCTTGGCATTAGCAGTTTTAGGTTTCACGGCTTCAGCTCCTTTCGCGGTTTCGGTACTTCTTCGGCTCCGTTCGCAACTTTGGGTCTTCAGCTCCATTTGCGGCTTTCGATCTTCAGCTTCGGCTCCATGCGTGGCTTTAGGTCTTCAGCTTCATTCGCGTCTTTGGGTCTTCCGATCTTTGGCAACATACATGCTCTTAAGAGTGGCCCAGCTAATCCGGAAAGTGCAGcccagccgggcccccctttaaacCTAAATTCTGCCAGGCCAACTGTACCCTGTGATGGCGGCTCTGGGCCCCCCAGGCACCATACATTATTGGTATGCTTATGGCCAGGTGAAACCCAGTGTTTGTggtgtaacaaagcagctgggttagttatagatgggcaatatgtttctcccagggtgttatataatacaacaccctggaacatggattaaagctgcaaggtaattgctgcagctaaagtacctgactgaccttgggaggagagacccctcccacctgagagtgagagagagagcaggagctgCACTGCAAAGGGAAGGTACTGATTACCAGAGTTTTGTGTTATATggtgattcttttgttttaagttggtgttgggaaagccacccaactgtagttagtctgccaactgtgtttagccagcgctctggtgcaagggtttatttttccttgttttgatttcttggtgtgcttgttactaaagactgtgtaacagaataaactgcaggcacttgcctttaagaggagcgactactgtgactgtttttaccctaaaagactgtggaaagcggccccaaggcactgacccaggtacccctacaggtctagttgtcacaGTGGCTACAGACCCCCTGTGCTGAAAGCATCATCAACAAAAACCAATGtggcaaaaaaagtttatttaacacaaatattttacatatttttgaacAAATGCTGAAGCAAAGTCTTTGCTGCATGATGGCGGTTGTGGGGGGAAATTATGTACCTTCCTGCGAGTTTAGGGAGGAGGATTTTCACTGACCAGCCTGGAAACGATTAACAGAACTGCATGGGGAGAGAGGAGAAGGGCACAGGCTCGGAAAGGAGCAGATTTTAGCTGTTATCAGATTagatgcataaaacagctccccCCACTAAGCACATCATATAGAGTTAATCTACTATAATTTCCTATACATTACCCTTTCTTTCTGCAACCAAAATACCCACTGGACGAGGCCTACAGTCAAATTGGCATGTAGACTTCCCAATCGAGATTATAAGATGGTCTGTGTGATTGGTTATTGAAATCCTTACTGTTCTCTTTATGAAGCCAAAAATCTCAATACGCCAAGGCCCTTACTGAATCTCAACAAACCCAATCATCATGAATGAGCCCAGCACCGTccaaaataaaccacaaatagcaaaaacatttatgggggcaGTTGTCTACTCGCCACATACTTGTGATAAGAACACAAAGTGTCCCGCAGGGGCTGGAGGCTGCCATGTCTAGTCACATTGGGTCATGGTTTCCAGTGTGCATGTTCCTGGTCAGCAATCCACATCAGAAGCTGAATGTGATGGGACTGGAGCATTACATGTGGTTTGGGGGTGCATAGGGGATACTCATCATTTAACCGTACAAAACCCAACCCCATAGACAGTTACATGTtcttgaaaatatataaaatattgaactCGGATGCATCCCTTGGCTGTATCAAGCCTATCTAACCAGCTGCCCAGGCACCTTTTCCAACAGGTACCACAGGGGAGCTCTTGCGTTGTAGCATAACAATAAGAAACTGCACCCCATGTGATACAAGAGACCATACCAATAAATGCAGCCTTGGATTAGTTTCTAAGTGAGACTACAAAATCTGGTCACATAGTGCAAGATAATAACCCCATAACATAAGGAAAGCCCACAAATGAACCAATATAAACCCACAGATAAAAGTGAATCCACAGAGGGAATCTCACCTTCCAGAGGTTCCCACACTCGTTGCACACGACAAATGTGGTCATTGGTCCATCAGCACTGCGGGTCTGTACCTAAGGGAAAGGCATGGGTAACAAGATGGGTTAGGTAGATGCCCAATAAACATCTCTGCTTGTAGGGTGCACTGTCACTATTTAACTTGCATTGGACAGACCAAAGGAAACCACTGATTGGCTGCAGCAACACCTATAACAGAGTCTAGTTGTGTACAGCACTGTGTAGATTATGGTATCATTTATAAACAGTACACAGAGTGAGGCTTAGGGGACTGTTAACATTACAGTTGGGTACAGCACAGAGTACATTAGGGGCAGAGGGGTACATCCGTAGAGAATACCTGTGTGTATGTGCAATTCTTTTTCTTGCATTTCCCGCAGGTGAACAGGTCTGTTGGAGTTCCTCCGGTCTTTGCGATCTGATGCGGCTGAATGGAGGCCTTGGTCATCGCTTTCCTCATCTCCTTCAGCTCGTTGCTGGCCATTTCCTACAAGAGTGCGTGACTCTTATTACCGATCAGCCTATCATATAATGTTATCTTCAGGAAACTGGCTCCTTGGCACCAATGCCTCCATTTACCTATCCCATAAGAGAAATAGGGGCAATATTGCCTTCTCTCCACTCCCACTAGGCGCCACTGCCTTCTCTCCACTCCCACTAGGCGTCATTGCCTTCACTTCACTCACACTAGGCACCACTGCCTTCTCTCCACTCCCACTAGGTGTCACTGCCTTCTCTCCACTCCCACTAGGCGTCATTGCCTTCACTTCACTCACACTAGGCACCACTGCCTTCTCTCCACTCCCACTAGGCGCCACTGCCTTCTCTCCACTACCACTAGGCGTCATTGCCTTCACTTCACTCACACTAGGCACCACTGCCTTCTCTCCACTCCCACTAGGCACCACTGCCTTCTCTCCACTCCCACTAGGTGTCACTGCCTTCTCTCCACTCCCACAAGGTGCCACTGTTTTCTCTCCACTCCCACTAGGCACCACTGCCTTCTCTCCACTCCCACTAGGAGGCACTGCATTCTTTCCACTCCCAATAGGCAACACTTCCTTCTCTCCACTCCCACTAAGTGCCACTGCCTTCTCTCCACTACCGCCACTGCCTTTTCTTCACTCCCACTAGACACCACTGCCTTTTCTCCACCCCACTAGGCACCACTGCCTTCTCTCCACTCCTACTAGGTACCTGGCTCCATCACAATTATGGGGCTGAAGGCACTTTCCGCCTTTTAGCAGCACATGAACCCTGACAGATCCCACCTTTCTCCGGTGCTCATACTCCCCTCTTACCTCACAGGACATGATAGCAATTTGCTCGGTGGTAATGATGCCACAGAGCACATTCTTCCTAAGCTCTGGGTTCTTGGAATCCTTAAGGTTTGAAATGCGACTCCGGATCCTGTTCTTGTATTTCATATCTGTGTTCTGCATCTCCCGAAACACCAGTGAGAAGAGTCAAGGTTGTAATCCTCCTAAGTGAATCTTAGGACACAAGAGCTAATGATAACAGATGCCCACCAAAGCCCCTGCCCCTATCAGAAGGATATCCTCCTCAATCTGTGCTGCCAGAAGCTCACAATCTGCCCCAATAGCCACAGGATCTCCTGACAAAAGAACTAAGTGTATCATTAGCTGAACAGAACAGGCATGACAACATTAAGCTGGACTAAAAGATTTGAGGAGTTCAGGGTCGCAGTGAGCCCTTCTATCAATCCCCCAATATGAAATCTACTGctgatatacataaatatataatgggagcCTTGGTGAGACAACACACCATCTGTCTGTAACGCTGCATTCAGCATCTCTCGGCACTTGGTGCGAACAGAATCTGAAGTGACTGGCAGAGGGGGGAAACGTGTCATCTTTGCAGAGACTGGGGTCTTTGGCACCTCAATTTTCTTGGAAgagctgaaaaaaaattgttaagaaAGCAAGAACAGCACCCTTAGGCTGCACACCCATCcattagaccagtggtccccaaccagtggcttgagagcaacatgttgctctccaaccccttggatgttgctccgagtggcctcaaagcaggtgcttatttttaaacttttaggtgcataaaaacatgtgtactaccaaacaaTGCCTCTTGtacgctgccagtccacatagggggctacaaatagccaattacagacTGTATTTTTGCACCCCTGGGCAGGTCTGgagtgggagtcaaaataggccctggcattccaagtacagagaggcccaatcagctccccaccagcccaataaatagtgactgtctatggcatcttatggcagcccctctggcatttgccagaacccacagattgccagtccgggcctgcccctggGACCTTTTTGCATTCT from the Xenopus laevis strain J_2021 chromosome 9_10L, Xenopus_laevis_v10.1, whole genome shotgun sequence genome contains:
- the LOC108706120 gene encoding transcription elongation factor A protein 2-like; the protein is MAAKGVEVARIAKKLDKMVAKKSMGLLRELKNIPITLELLQSTHVGISVNALRKQTNDNEIITLSKSLIKSWKKLLDQSEQPGKEKPQIIPSCYKEKGSSKKIEVPKTPVSAKMTRFPPLPVTSDSVRTKCREMLNAALQTDGDPVAIGADCELLAAQIEEVVFREMQNTDMKYKNRIRSRISNLKDSKNPELRKNVLCGIITTEQIAIMSCEEMASNELKEMRKAMTKASIQPHQIAKTGGTPTDLFTCGKCKKKNCTYTQVQTRSADGPMTTFVVCNECGNLWKFC